A stretch of the Cuculus canorus isolate bCucCan1 chromosome 15, bCucCan1.pri, whole genome shotgun sequence genome encodes the following:
- the LOC104068197 gene encoding major facilitator superfamily domain-containing protein 1-like isoform X1 produces MAGGAERGSYRFLVLLFNCLLTFGSYFCFDIPSVLQQQLQGNLTCPNGTHRNSTEQNSTQDCVEGLGMTPAQYNLLYAIYAWINAIVVILAGFLIDKLGNRFGVFVFSLLTVLGSSVFALGSHFKGSPYLLPLMLTGRLLFGSGNGSLTIVQNRITAFWFKGKELALAFGLTLSFSRLGSVLNFFFTQQFEAKFGIQWTLWGGTLLCVLGFVSALAVSVLDKVGMKQLGLDGVIQQESKQVRIQDIRRLPLRYWLLVFTIMFFYNGVFPFVADASKFIQDKYSGYSQQAAAYIAGAVYDSSLVLSAAAGILIDYVGLRGIFAVGCAALTLPVFALLAFTFVPPLVSTVWLGFTYSFAAASMWPSIPLVVPRATLGTAMGLVTSVQMVGVGLSNLIVGHILGTTSSELKIPLWRWQQMMIFMLANTIACVIASVTLNIVDEKQLVVERNGCCPQTPTCWEEWEEASGWLCLFFVALHRLHYSNQNPSLGQPWRA; encoded by the exons ATGGCGGGCGGTGCGGAGCGCG GCTCCTACAGGTTCCTGGTGCTGCTTTTCAACTGCCTCCTCACCTTCGGGTCCTACTTCTGCTTCGACATCCCGAGcgtcctgcagcagcagctccagggg AACTTAACCTGCCCCAATGGAACCCATCGGAACAGCACTGAGCAGAATAGCACGCAGGACTGTGTTGAAGGCTTGGGAATGACGCCAGCACAATACAACTTGCTATACGCCATCTACGCTTGGAT AAATGCAATAGTGGTCATTCTGGCTGGATTCTTGATTGATAAGCTAGGAAATCGCT TTggtgtctttgttttttctcttctgactgTGCTGGGATCATCAGTCTTTGCTCTAGGCTCACATTTCAAGGGGTCGCCGTACCTCCTACCACTGATGCTAACGGGAAGACTGCTCTTTGGTTCTGGGAATGGGTCACTTACAA TTGTGCAGAACCGTATCACAGCCTTCTGGTTCAAGGGGAAGGAACTGGCACTGGCATTTGGACTGACTTTGTCTTTCTCCCGACTTGGGAGCGTCCTTAACTTCTTCTTCACCCAGCAATTCGAGGCGAAGTTTGGAATACAGTGGACACTCTGGGGAG GTACCCTGCTGTGTGTGCTCGGTTTCGTCTCAGCCCTTGCAGTCAGTGTTCTAGATAAAGTGGGCATGAAGCAGCTGGGCTTGGATGGGGTTATCCAGCAGGAATCCAAACAAGTG CGGATCCAGGACATCCGGCGACTTCCTCTTCGCTACTGGCTCCTGGTCTTCACCATCATGTTCTTCTACAACGGAGTCTTCCCCTTCGTGGCAGATGCCAG caagtTTATCCAGGATAAATATTCCGGTTACAGTCAGCAGGCGGCTGCTTACATTGCTGGAGCCGTGTACGACAGTTCCCTCGTCCTCTCGGCAGCAGCTGGCATATTAATT GACTACGTTGGACTGCGAGGCATCTTTGCTGTTGGTTGTGCTGCACTGACTCTGCCGGTCTTTGCTCTCCTGGCATTTACGTTTGTTCCGCCGCTGGTCTCCACCGTCTGGCTGGGCTTCACCTACTCCTTTGCTGCT GCTAGCATGTGGCCATCCATACCCCTTGTGGTCCCCCGGGCGACTCTCGGCACAGCGATGGGGCTTGTGACTTCCGTGCAGATGGTCGGAGTTGGCCTTTCGAACCTCATTGTCGGACACATCCTAGGAACAACGTCCAG TGAGCTGAAGATCCCCTTGTGGCGCTGGCAACAGATGATGATCTTCATGTTGGCAAACACTATTGCATGCGTCATTGCCTCTGTGACCCTCAATATTGTGGATGAGAAACAG CTTGTTGTGGAAAGGAACGGGTGTTGCCCACAGACGCCGACGTGCTGGGAGGAATGGGAAGAAGCAAGCGGCtggttgtgtttattttttgtagCGTTACACCGATTGCATTACAGTAACCAAAACCCAAGCCTCGGGCAACCCTGGAGGGCGTAA
- the LOC104068197 gene encoding major facilitator superfamily domain-containing protein 1-like isoform X3, producing the protein MTPAQYNLLYAIYAWINAIVVILAGFLIDKLGNRFGVFVFSLLTVLGSSVFALGSHFKGSPYLLPLMLTGRLLFGSGNGSLTIVQNRITAFWFKGKELALAFGLTLSFSRLGSVLNFFFTQQFEAKFGIQWTLWGGTLLCVLGFVSALAVSVLDKVGMKQLGLDGVIQQESKQVRIQDIRRLPLRYWLLVFTIMFFYNGVFPFVADASKFIQDKYSGYSQQAAAYIAGAVYDSSLVLSAAAGILIDYVGLRGIFAVGCAALTLPVFALLAFTFVPPLVSTVWLGFTYSFAAASMWPSIPLVVPRATLGTAMGLVTSVQMVGVGLSNLIVGHILGTTSSELKIPLWRWQQMMIFMLANTIACVIASVTLNIVDEKQLVVERNGCCPQTPTCWEEWEEASGWLCLFFVALHRLHYSNQNPSLGQPWRA; encoded by the exons ATGACGCCAGCACAATACAACTTGCTATACGCCATCTACGCTTGGAT AAATGCAATAGTGGTCATTCTGGCTGGATTCTTGATTGATAAGCTAGGAAATCGCT TTggtgtctttgttttttctcttctgactgTGCTGGGATCATCAGTCTTTGCTCTAGGCTCACATTTCAAGGGGTCGCCGTACCTCCTACCACTGATGCTAACGGGAAGACTGCTCTTTGGTTCTGGGAATGGGTCACTTACAA TTGTGCAGAACCGTATCACAGCCTTCTGGTTCAAGGGGAAGGAACTGGCACTGGCATTTGGACTGACTTTGTCTTTCTCCCGACTTGGGAGCGTCCTTAACTTCTTCTTCACCCAGCAATTCGAGGCGAAGTTTGGAATACAGTGGACACTCTGGGGAG GTACCCTGCTGTGTGTGCTCGGTTTCGTCTCAGCCCTTGCAGTCAGTGTTCTAGATAAAGTGGGCATGAAGCAGCTGGGCTTGGATGGGGTTATCCAGCAGGAATCCAAACAAGTG CGGATCCAGGACATCCGGCGACTTCCTCTTCGCTACTGGCTCCTGGTCTTCACCATCATGTTCTTCTACAACGGAGTCTTCCCCTTCGTGGCAGATGCCAG caagtTTATCCAGGATAAATATTCCGGTTACAGTCAGCAGGCGGCTGCTTACATTGCTGGAGCCGTGTACGACAGTTCCCTCGTCCTCTCGGCAGCAGCTGGCATATTAATT GACTACGTTGGACTGCGAGGCATCTTTGCTGTTGGTTGTGCTGCACTGACTCTGCCGGTCTTTGCTCTCCTGGCATTTACGTTTGTTCCGCCGCTGGTCTCCACCGTCTGGCTGGGCTTCACCTACTCCTTTGCTGCT GCTAGCATGTGGCCATCCATACCCCTTGTGGTCCCCCGGGCGACTCTCGGCACAGCGATGGGGCTTGTGACTTCCGTGCAGATGGTCGGAGTTGGCCTTTCGAACCTCATTGTCGGACACATCCTAGGAACAACGTCCAG TGAGCTGAAGATCCCCTTGTGGCGCTGGCAACAGATGATGATCTTCATGTTGGCAAACACTATTGCATGCGTCATTGCCTCTGTGACCCTCAATATTGTGGATGAGAAACAG CTTGTTGTGGAAAGGAACGGGTGTTGCCCACAGACGCCGACGTGCTGGGAGGAATGGGAAGAAGCAAGCGGCtggttgtgtttattttttgtagCGTTACACCGATTGCATTACAGTAACCAAAACCCAAGCCTCGGGCAACCCTGGAGGGCGTAA
- the LOC104068197 gene encoding major facilitator superfamily domain-containing protein 1-like isoform X2 yields the protein MAGGAERGSYRFLVLLFNCLLTFGSYFCFDIPSVLQQQLQGNLTCPNGTHRNSTEQNSTQDCVEGLGMTPAQYNLLYAIYAWINAIVVILAGFLIDKLGNRFGVFVFSLLTVLGSSVFALGSHFKGSPYLLPLMLTGRLLFGSGNGSLTIVQNRITAFWFKGKELALAFGLTLSFSRLGSVLNFFFTQQFEAKFGIQWTLWGGTLLCVLGFVSALAVSVLDKVGMKQLGLDGVIQQESKQVRIQDIRRLPLRYWLLVFTIMFFYNGVFPFVADASKFIQDKYSGYSQQAAAYIAGAVYDSSLVLSAAAGILIDYVGLRGIFAVGCAALTLPVFALLAFTFVPPLVSTVWLGFTYSFAAASMWPSIPLVVPRATLGTAMGLVTSVQMVGVGLSNLIVGHILGTTSSELKIPLWRWQQMMIFMLANTIACVIASVTLNIVDEKQGGTLNRTRKGVPAEQEVSSPADAAPLLDDGAGNEGSAS from the exons ATGGCGGGCGGTGCGGAGCGCG GCTCCTACAGGTTCCTGGTGCTGCTTTTCAACTGCCTCCTCACCTTCGGGTCCTACTTCTGCTTCGACATCCCGAGcgtcctgcagcagcagctccagggg AACTTAACCTGCCCCAATGGAACCCATCGGAACAGCACTGAGCAGAATAGCACGCAGGACTGTGTTGAAGGCTTGGGAATGACGCCAGCACAATACAACTTGCTATACGCCATCTACGCTTGGAT AAATGCAATAGTGGTCATTCTGGCTGGATTCTTGATTGATAAGCTAGGAAATCGCT TTggtgtctttgttttttctcttctgactgTGCTGGGATCATCAGTCTTTGCTCTAGGCTCACATTTCAAGGGGTCGCCGTACCTCCTACCACTGATGCTAACGGGAAGACTGCTCTTTGGTTCTGGGAATGGGTCACTTACAA TTGTGCAGAACCGTATCACAGCCTTCTGGTTCAAGGGGAAGGAACTGGCACTGGCATTTGGACTGACTTTGTCTTTCTCCCGACTTGGGAGCGTCCTTAACTTCTTCTTCACCCAGCAATTCGAGGCGAAGTTTGGAATACAGTGGACACTCTGGGGAG GTACCCTGCTGTGTGTGCTCGGTTTCGTCTCAGCCCTTGCAGTCAGTGTTCTAGATAAAGTGGGCATGAAGCAGCTGGGCTTGGATGGGGTTATCCAGCAGGAATCCAAACAAGTG CGGATCCAGGACATCCGGCGACTTCCTCTTCGCTACTGGCTCCTGGTCTTCACCATCATGTTCTTCTACAACGGAGTCTTCCCCTTCGTGGCAGATGCCAG caagtTTATCCAGGATAAATATTCCGGTTACAGTCAGCAGGCGGCTGCTTACATTGCTGGAGCCGTGTACGACAGTTCCCTCGTCCTCTCGGCAGCAGCTGGCATATTAATT GACTACGTTGGACTGCGAGGCATCTTTGCTGTTGGTTGTGCTGCACTGACTCTGCCGGTCTTTGCTCTCCTGGCATTTACGTTTGTTCCGCCGCTGGTCTCCACCGTCTGGCTGGGCTTCACCTACTCCTTTGCTGCT GCTAGCATGTGGCCATCCATACCCCTTGTGGTCCCCCGGGCGACTCTCGGCACAGCGATGGGGCTTGTGACTTCCGTGCAGATGGTCGGAGTTGGCCTTTCGAACCTCATTGTCGGACACATCCTAGGAACAACGTCCAG TGAGCTGAAGATCCCCTTGTGGCGCTGGCAACAGATGATGATCTTCATGTTGGCAAACACTATTGCATGCGTCATTGCCTCTGTGACCCTCAATATTGTGGATGAGAAACAG GGTGGGACACTGAACAGGACAAGAAAGGGAGTGCCTGCGGAGCAGGAGGTCAGCAGCCCTGCGGATGCAGCACCGCTCCTCGACGATGGCGCAGGGAACGAGGGCTCTGCCAGCTGA